A window of Bacillus toyonensis BCT-7112 genomic DNA:
GAAACTTGTTCTCAAACGGTAATTCATGAGGAAGTCGTGAATCAAGTGAAGCAAACAATTCCGACTGATGAAAGTTTAAGTAAAGTAGCAGAACTATTTAAAGTATTAGGTGACCGTACGCGTACGAGAATATTACATGCATTATTTGAAGCTGAAATGTGCGTTTGTGATTTAGCTTATTTATTAGGAATGACACAATCGTCTATTTCACATCAGCTACGTGTGTTAAAGCAAGCGAAACTTGTAAAGAATCGTAAAGAAGGAAAGGTCGTTTATTATTCGTTAGCTGACCAGCACGTAATTCATATCTTCGAGCAAGCGTTTGAACACGTAAACGAGGAAGAATAAAAACGCGAGGAGGGAGAACGATGGCAGAAGCATTAGTGAAAAAGAAACTGATGTTAGAAGGTTTAGATTGTGCGAACTGTGCAATGAAAATTGAAAAAGGCGTTGGGAATATAGAAGGAGTAAATTCTTGCTCTGTAAACTTTGCAACAAAGACGATGGTTTTAGAAACAGCACAAAATAAAGAAAATGAAGTTGTGACAGAAGCAAAACAGCTTGTTACAAAGTTAGAACCACATATTAAAGTGCAAGAAGAGCAAAAAAATAAAGCTGCAAAAGAAGTTTTTATATTAGAAGGTTTAGATTGCGCGAACTGTGCAATGAAGATTGAAAATAAAGTTAAGGAAATGCCGACAGTTTCAGAAGCAACTGTTGATTTCGTATCAAAGAAATTACGAGTAGAAGTTGCGAATAAAAGAGAGTTAGAATCGACTGTAGAAGATATAAAGAATGTCGTTCAAAAGTTAGAACCAGATGTGAAAGTTGTTCGTGAAGAAAAGAGCGGCCATGACCACGGACATAGTCACGACCATGGTGAAGCAAATGTGAAAAAGATGATAGGGCGATTAGTAGTCGGTGGAATTTTGACAGGAATTGCTGCCTTAGCTGATTTACCACAAATGATAACAATTCCATTATTCGTCCTTGCGTATTTATTAATAGGTGGAGATATCGTTTGGAGAGCGGTAAGAAACATAACTCGCGGCCAAGTATTCGATGAAAACTTTTTAATGGCAATTGCAACTGTAGGAGCTTTTGCAATTCAACAATATTCAGAAGCTGTTGCGGTAATGCTATTTTATCAAGTAGGGGAACTATTCCAAAGTATTGCAGTAAATCGCTCTCGAAAATCAATTACTTCATTAATGGATATTCGCCCTGATTATGCGAATGTAAAGGTTGGAAATGAAACGAAACAAGTATCACCGGAAGATGTACAAATCGGCGATTATATTATCGTAAAACCGGGTGAGAAAGTACCATTAGACGGAAAAGTAGTCGAGGGAACATCAATGATGGATACTTCAGCACTTACAGGTGAATCTGTACCGCGTGAAGTAGAAGTTGGTAATGACGTATTAAGTGGTTTTGTAAACCAAAATGGTGTATTAACAATTGAAGTTACAAAAGAATTTGGTGAATCTACTGTATCAAAAATTTTAGATTTAGTTCAAAATGCAAGTAGTAAAAAAGCACCGACAGAAAACTTTATTACGAAATTTGCGCGCTACTATACTCCTGTTGTAGTTATTACAGCAGCGATCATGGCGTTTATTCCACCGCTTATTTTAGAAGGTGCTACATTCTCCGAGTGGATTTATAGAGCGTTAGTATTCTTAGTTATCTCTTGTCCATGTGCGTTAGTCGTATCCATTCCTCTTGGATTCTTTGGAGGTATCGGTGGTGCATCCAAAAGTGGGATTTTAGTAAAAGGAAGTAACTATTTAGAAGCATTGAATGATGTGAAATATATCGTCTTTGATAAAACAGGTACATTAACAAAAGGTGTCTTTAAAGTTACAAAAATGGAGCCAAGTGAAGGTACTACTAGTGAAGGACTGTTAGAGTATGCAGCGTTTGCAGAAGTATATTCAAATCATCCAATTGCACAATCTATTCGAAATGCATATGGAAAATCAATCGATGAAAATGCTATTGAAGACTATAGTGAAATTTCTGGTCATGGTACAGTTGTAAAAGTACAAGGAAAAGAAATTTTTGCAGGTAATGCTAAATTAATGAGAAAAGAAAATATTGAATTTAAGCAACCAGAAACAGTAGGTACATTAGTTCACGTTGCTGTAGATGGTAAATACGCAGGTTATATTGTTATCTCAGATGAGGTAAAAGAGGATTCAAAACAAGCGATTCAAAAGTTAAAAGAACTAGGTATCAAGAAGACAGTGATGTTAACTGGGGATGCAAAAGCAGTTGGTGAAGCTGTTGGAAAAGAATTAGGTTTAGATGAAGTTCACGCAGAACTACTACCACAACAAAAAGTAGAAGAGATTGAAAAAATTGATGCGGCTAAGCGTGGAAAAGAAAAAGTTGCTTTCGTTGGTGATGGTATTAACGACACGCCAGTATTAGCACGAGCGGACGTTGGTATTGCTATGGGTGGCTTAGGATCGGATGCAGCGATTGAAGCTGCAGATATCGTTATAATGACTGATGAACCTTCAAAAATTGCAACAGCTGTTAAAATTGCAAAACGCACAAGAAGTATTGTATGGCAAAATATTATATTTGCATTAGGTGTAAAAGGATTAGTTTTATTACTTGGTGCTTTTGGTATAGCGACAATGTGGGAAGCTGTTTTCTCAGATGTGGGTGTGACGTTAATTGCAGTATTAAATGCAATGCGTGTACTACGAGTGAAAGATTTATAAAAAGAGGGCGCAATTGCGTCCTCTTTTTTATCGGTTATTTTGTTGAAAGTGACTCAATAAAATAATATCAAATATTATTTTAGTTTTTAATAACGTAATATTAAATTTTACAAATAAAAAATATTCACCTTGTTATTTTAATATATTTTTTACAAATATTCATATAGTATTGAAAAAACAGAGAAGGAGGAAACTTCTCTGTTTATTTTTGTATGTTTTTTTCAACTTGTTCACGAACAGTTTGAATATAATTCATTTTATGATCCCAGCATTCTTGGCTTAAATCGACAGGATACTCTTCGGGGTTTAAAGTTCGCATGTATTCTTCCCAAAATAGAGCGAGACTCTGTTCGTTATACTTTTGAATATCTAATATACTTGGTAGTTCGTATGTTCTTTCACCGTTAACGAAAATGTCTTTATGCAGTTCACGTGCTTCAAAGTTTGTTACGAATTTACTTATGTATGTGTGAACAGGGTGGAACATTTTTAAGCGTTCTTCTTTTTCAGGCTCTTCAGAATCTAACGCAATATAATCGCCTTCAGCATGATTATTAACCCTGTTGACTATACGATAAATTCGTTTAAGCCCTGGAGTTGTAATCTTTTCAGGGTTAGATGAAATTTTAATCGTGTCATTTAATTTCCCGTCAGTATCTTCAATCGCAACTAGTTTGTAAACAGCCCCTAATGCTGGTTGCTCAAAGGATGTAATTAATTTTGTTCCAACACCCCATACATCAATTTTTGCTCCTTGAGATTTAAGGTGCATAATTGTGTATTCATCTAAATCGCTAGAAGCGATAATTTTTGTATTTGTAAACCCAGCTTCATCTAGTAATATTCTTGCTTTTTTAGACAAATAAGCCATATCACCACTATCAAGACGAATGCCATAGAAATCAATACGATCTCCAAATTCTTTTGCAACACGAATCGCATTTGGAACACCAGATTTTAATGTGTCATATGTATCGACGAGAAAAACACATTTTTTGTGAGTTTCAGCGTATTTTTTAAACGCGACATATTCATCGCGATACGCTTGAACGAAAGAGTGAGCATGTGTGCCGGCTACAGGTATCCCGAAGCGTTTTCCAGCACGAACGTTGCTTGTAGATGAGAAACCGCCAATAAAGGCAGCACGTGTTCCCCAAAGGGCAGCATCAAATTCATGAGCACGTCTTGTGCCAAACTCTAAAAGTTCATCGTTATTTGCAGCATGCTTCATACGAGCAGCTTTTGTTGCAATTAATGTTTGGTAATTCACAATGTTTAAAAGGGCAGTTTCAATAATTTGTGCTTCACCGAGTGGTGCATCAACACGTAATAAAGGCTCGTTATTGAATACAACTTCACCTTCTTGCATACTACGAATGACCCCAGTGAATTTCATATTTTGTAAATAATGAAGGAATTCTTCTTCAAATTGTAATTCTGCTAAATAAGCGATATCGCTCTCGGTAAAACTGAAATTTTCTATGTACTCTACAATTTTTTCAAGACCAGCAAAAACAGCGTAGCCATTCTCAAATGGAAGCTTTCGAAAATATAAATCAAAAACAGAACGGCGATTATGAATACCATCTTTCCAATATGTATAAGCCATGTTGATTTGATATAAATCTGTATGTAAGGCATAACTATCGTCTTTATAATAATTCATTGCGAAAACACCTCCGTAATTTGGTTATAGTATACCAATTTTACGACGTTCGTAGCAAAGAAGAGATATTGATGTGAAGTCAAGAGAGAAAAAAATGAAATAATGCATATTTTTTAGAAAATTAACATTTATCAATTTATATTTCTTTAAATTTTATGTATTATTAGAGTAATGGGGGTAATGAGAATGGAGGAGGACAATGCAACAAACATTAGAAAAAATAGGCAAACAAGTCTTTTATAAACGGCTACAGCAAAAAATGACACAAGAAGAATTATGTCAGGGCATTTGTTCTGTCTCATACTTAAGTAAGATCGAAAATGGAAAGATCGAAGCATCAGAAGAAATTCTACAATTGCTCTGCGCAAGATTAGAGATTGCTGTAACGGATTTAAGAGATGTAGAAGAAGATGTGAAGGGGAAGCTGGATGAATGGTTGAATGCACTAGTTCATTTGGATAAGCAACAAGTAGAACGCATATATGAAGAGTTGCAAGGTGAAATGAAGCATGTTTTGGATTTTGAAATTATAAATTATTATAAACTGCTGTATACACGTTATTTAATGATGAAGCGGGATCTCCCTGCTGTTGAAGAAGAATTGGACGGATTGAAGAAAGTGTATAAGAAATACTCGCCTTTTCAGAAGATGTTATATACGTATAATAAGGCATTATTATATTCTGTGCAGTACAAATATACGCAAGCGTTAGAGTATTTGTTAAAAACAGAATCGATGGCGAAAGAGTTAGGATATTATGAAACAGGAATATATTATAATTTAGCATTGACATATAGTCAGATGGAAATAGATCATATGACATTATACTTTGCTAATGTGGCATTAGAAGGTTTTAAAAGCGAATATAAATTTAGAAATATAATTAATTGTAAGTTTTTAATTGCGTTTAGTTATACTAGAAAAAAACAATATAATGAAGCTATGGAAATCTATAATCATATCATAAGAGAAGCAACTTCTTTTGCTGATAAAGATAATATTCTTTCTATTGCTTTAAATAATATTGGTTATCTGTACTACCGACAAAAAAATTATGCCAAGGCGAAAGAGTATTATATAGAATGCTTAAAATATAAAAAAGAAGAGGATATGAATTATATTGATGCCATGTATGAGCTCTCGTTGCAGTGTATTCAATTAGGAGAACTTGAGGAAGCGGCTGAATGGATTGAAAAAGGTATCCTTGCTGCAAGGAAAGATGAGAGATACAAAGGGATGTTATATTTATTGTTAAATTTAAGATATAAATATTTTGAAGAAAGAGACCTCTATAAAAAATTTCTAGAAACAGAAGTAGTTCCTTTCTTTAAAACAGAGGAAAATATAAAAGATTTAAAGAAAGTATACTTAGAACTAGCTGAATACTTAGAAGAATGCTCAGATTTTAAAGAAAGTAATCGCTATTATAAATTAGCAATTACTTTATTAGAAGAATAAAGAGGAGGGATAGTATGAAAAAGTTAATTGCAGGAACATTTGTGGTTATGGCAATTGCAGCTGTAGTATTGGATATTCAGTATGCTTGGAAGCCGGATACTCTAGGGCAAGAAGCTAAAACAGTTGAACAAATTAATTTATAAAAAAAACCCTTTCCTAACGGAAAGGGTTTTTTCAATATTTGTTCCTCAAAATTCTACAAAACTTGAGAAAATAATTATTTGAATTTTTAGTATATTAATAGTGGAAACATAATGCTAATATGAAACTACTCTTTTTCAAAAAAATTTTTATTAGGGGGAAGGTTCATGAAAAAGAAAAGTTTAGCGTTAGTGTTAGCGGCAGGAATGGCAGTTACTACATTTGGAGGGACAGGCTCTGCGTTTGCAGATTCAAAAAATGTGCTCTCTACGAAGAAGTACAATGAGACAGTGAAGTCGCCTGAGTTTATTTCTGGTGATCTAACTGGAGCAACTGGCAAGAAAGCGGAATCTGTTGTGTTTGATTATTTAAATGCAGCAAAAGGTGATTATAAGCTAGGGGAAAAGAGTGCGCAAGATTCTTTCAAAGTGAAACAAGTGAAAAAAGATGCTGTAACTGATTCAACAGTAGTACGTATGCAACAAGTTTACGAAGGAGTACCTGTATGGGGTTCTACTCAAGTAGCTCACGTAAGTAAAGATGGTTCTTTAAAAGTATTGTCTGGAACAGTTGCACCTGATTTAGACAAGAAAGAAAAGTTGAAAAATAAAAATAAGATTGAAGGCGCAAAAGCGATTGCAATCGCGCAGCAAGATTTAGGTGTAACACCGAAATATGAGGTAGAACCAAAAGCGGACTTATATGTATATCAAAACGGTGAAGAAACAACATATGCATACGTTGTAAATCTAAACTTCTTAGATCCAAGCCCAGGAAACTACTACTATTTCATTGAAGCAGACAGCGGCAAAGTGTTAAATAAATATAATAAACTTGATCATGTAACAAATGAAGATAAGTCACCAGTTAAGCAAGATGCTCCTAAACAGGAAGCAAA
This region includes:
- a CDS encoding ArsR/SmtB family transcription factor, with the translated sequence MAENKVETPQETCSQTVIHEEVVNQVKQTIPTDESLSKVAELFKVLGDRTRTRILHALFEAEMCVCDLAYLLGMTQSSISHQLRVLKQAKLVKNRKEGKVVYYSLADQHVIHIFEQAFEHVNEEE
- a CDS encoding heavy metal translocating P-type ATPase, with translation MAEALVKKKLMLEGLDCANCAMKIEKGVGNIEGVNSCSVNFATKTMVLETAQNKENEVVTEAKQLVTKLEPHIKVQEEQKNKAAKEVFILEGLDCANCAMKIENKVKEMPTVSEATVDFVSKKLRVEVANKRELESTVEDIKNVVQKLEPDVKVVREEKSGHDHGHSHDHGEANVKKMIGRLVVGGILTGIAALADLPQMITIPLFVLAYLLIGGDIVWRAVRNITRGQVFDENFLMAIATVGAFAIQQYSEAVAVMLFYQVGELFQSIAVNRSRKSITSLMDIRPDYANVKVGNETKQVSPEDVQIGDYIIVKPGEKVPLDGKVVEGTSMMDTSALTGESVPREVEVGNDVLSGFVNQNGVLTIEVTKEFGESTVSKILDLVQNASSKKAPTENFITKFARYYTPVVVITAAIMAFIPPLILEGATFSEWIYRALVFLVISCPCALVVSIPLGFFGGIGGASKSGILVKGSNYLEALNDVKYIVFDKTGTLTKGVFKVTKMEPSEGTTSEGLLEYAAFAEVYSNHPIAQSIRNAYGKSIDENAIEDYSEISGHGTVVKVQGKEIFAGNAKLMRKENIEFKQPETVGTLVHVAVDGKYAGYIVISDEVKEDSKQAIQKLKELGIKKTVMLTGDAKAVGEAVGKELGLDEVHAELLPQQKVEEIEKIDAAKRGKEKVAFVGDGINDTPVLARADVGIAMGGLGSDAAIEAADIVIMTDEPSKIATAVKIAKRTRSIVWQNIIFALGVKGLVLLLGAFGIATMWEAVFSDVGVTLIAVLNAMRVLRVKDL
- a CDS encoding nicotinate phosphoribosyltransferase translates to MNYYKDDSYALHTDLYQINMAYTYWKDGIHNRRSVFDLYFRKLPFENGYAVFAGLEKIVEYIENFSFTESDIAYLAELQFEEEFLHYLQNMKFTGVIRSMQEGEVVFNNEPLLRVDAPLGEAQIIETALLNIVNYQTLIATKAARMKHAANNDELLEFGTRRAHEFDAALWGTRAAFIGGFSSTSNVRAGKRFGIPVAGTHAHSFVQAYRDEYVAFKKYAETHKKCVFLVDTYDTLKSGVPNAIRVAKEFGDRIDFYGIRLDSGDMAYLSKKARILLDEAGFTNTKIIASSDLDEYTIMHLKSQGAKIDVWGVGTKLITSFEQPALGAVYKLVAIEDTDGKLNDTIKISSNPEKITTPGLKRIYRIVNRVNNHAEGDYIALDSEEPEKEERLKMFHPVHTYISKFVTNFEARELHKDIFVNGERTYELPSILDIQKYNEQSLALFWEEYMRTLNPEEYPVDLSQECWDHKMNYIQTVREQVEKNIQK
- a CDS encoding helix-turn-helix transcriptional regulator, which produces MQQTLEKIGKQVFYKRLQQKMTQEELCQGICSVSYLSKIENGKIEASEEILQLLCARLEIAVTDLRDVEEDVKGKLDEWLNALVHLDKQQVERIYEELQGEMKHVLDFEIINYYKLLYTRYLMMKRDLPAVEEELDGLKKVYKKYSPFQKMLYTYNKALLYSVQYKYTQALEYLLKTESMAKELGYYETGIYYNLALTYSQMEIDHMTLYFANVALEGFKSEYKFRNIINCKFLIAFSYTRKKQYNEAMEIYNHIIREATSFADKDNILSIALNNIGYLYYRQKNYAKAKEYYIECLKYKKEEDMNYIDAMYELSLQCIQLGELEEAAEWIEKGILAARKDERYKGMLYLLLNLRYKYFEERDLYKKFLETEVVPFFKTEENIKDLKKVYLELAEYLEECSDFKESNRYYKLAITLLEE
- a CDS encoding NprX family peptide pheromone, whose translation is MKKLIAGTFVVMAIAAVVLDIQYAWKPDTLGQEAKTVEQINL